The Corallincola holothuriorum genome segment GCAGGGGCGTTTACTGCAACTGCTAGGACGTTTTAGGCAGATCCATGGCCGTGCCAAACTGTTGAAAGGCTGGCTGCTGTATACCGAGCAGCATCCGGATTATGAGGTGGGCAACCATGTGTCCCACAAACAGATCCCAGCACTGTTTAACGAGGCGGATGCAGCCATAGCTGCGGCCAGTGTTGATATTCATAACAGCGCCCACGAGAGTACATTAGTCGAATTGGTGGCGCATATTAAGGCCAACCGTCTGGCGCGATTTACTCAGGCCGCCCCGCAGCATAGCGATTCAGTGATCTTGCAGGACAATCCAGATTACGAACTGGATGAACATCCGATTAAGGCAGCGGTCAGCGAGTATTTTGTTCATGTCATCGATAACTTTGAACCCGGTACTGCCAGTTTGTCCGCCTTGGATTATTTGCAACAGCAGCAGCTGGAATACGATGCAGAAAGCTGGCTCTATCAGGTGATAGGTGGCTACGAGGGCTTGCCGCAGGAGCAAAAAGCCTACTTTGAACTAGACCCTGAAACTGAAACCCGCGCACCGTTTGCCAATGTGGTGATCCGGGATGTGTCGGTCGGCTTGCGATGAATAAACGCCAGCTGGAGGTTCTCAGGCGACAGATCCGCTATTGGCGCGATGAAGTGACGCTTAATCCGAGTTGGCGGGCGATCTGTGATGAGTTTGAACTGCAGGAGCGGATCGAAGGTTCCTTGATCCGTTTCCAGTTCAAAGACAAAGCGTGGTTGCGCGAACAAGCAAAGCGCAGCGGCTACGGTGACCTGTTATTAGATGACGCACCCACGGGTCATCGCATAGATGCCGCCCGCAGTGGACTAGTGAATGAAAAGTTAGCGCCAGTGACGCCCGAACAGCAGTATGTTCTATTAACAAGCCAAGGCGGCAAACTGCCATGCGCTGGTGTAGAAAAACTGCAGCCTAGAATGAGTGTACGGGTCGCTATCGACGACTTAGCGCTAGCGCTGATTGATGTGTTGGTGATCGTGGAAAATCTCGATGTGTTTGACCACTGGCATTGCACGAACTTACCGGCCGAACTGGGAACCGCTGTGGCCACTTACCGTGGTCACGATAGTGTGGCTAAAGGGGTGTGTCATCTTATCGAGCGTTTGCCTCAAACAGTACAGATTGTGGTATTTCCTGATCTTGACCCCGATGGTCTAAAAATCGCCCTGACCACACCTAAAGTAAATAGCCTGCTGATCTGTGATTTTACTGATGACTTAATCGCCGTTGGAAGTAGCGATGACTTCAATAAACAGCATCAGGCAGCGAAGTATCTGGATGGGGCAGAGCTAGCGGCTTGGCAGCCATTGTGGACGGAATTAAAAAAGCATAAACGCAGCATCAAACAGCAGCATATGTTGGCGCATAAAGTTGAGTTGCGACTAATACCACTAACGAAGTGACTGTCAGTCACTTGATGGCCTGAAATAGATTGAGCGAGAGTAACCGTTGCTGCACTGATGTTGCGCAATAAAGTTGTTAACTAAATGTGAAATACCCTTCGTAATGTGTTGTTTACCCATTGAATTTCTTGTTAGAATACCATCCCTGTTTAGCTAATTTAGAATATATACAATATAGAAGGAACTATATGAAGACTTTTGCTGGTTTACCTTTCATTCTCATCCTTGCGTTCGCTCCCTTTTTAGCCAACGCCGAGTCAATTGCTGAGTCAGAGACAAAGCAGTGGTCGGTTGGTGTGGGCAGCTATGCATTAATTATTGATAGTGATGATTATGGTGATGACACCTTTGAAGGTTATGCTCTTTCGGCTGATTATGCGATAAACGATAATTTTGCAGTTCGAGGAAACTATTACTCCCTTGAGCATGAAGATCTCTCATCTCTTGAAATTGATGGCTTCGAATTACTTGGTTATTTTGGCACGGGCCTGATGACCGAAGGCTTCAAAGCGTATATTGGTGGTGGATTTTTTAGTGAAAATTTAGATGGACCGTTTGGTTTAGATGAAGATTTTTCAGGTCTGCAGCTTAACG includes the following:
- a CDS encoding DUF7281 domain-containing protein, whose amino-acid sequence is MNKRQLEVLRRQIRYWRDEVTLNPSWRAICDEFELQERIEGSLIRFQFKDKAWLREQAKRSGYGDLLLDDAPTGHRIDAARSGLVNEKLAPVTPEQQYVLLTSQGGKLPCAGVEKLQPRMSVRVAIDDLALALIDVLVIVENLDVFDHWHCTNLPAELGTAVATYRGHDSVAKGVCHLIERLPQTVQIVVFPDLDPDGLKIALTTPKVNSLLICDFTDDLIAVGSSDDFNKQHQAAKYLDGAELAAWQPLWTELKKHKRSIKQQHMLAHKVELRLIPLTK